A part of Olleya sp. Bg11-27 genomic DNA contains:
- the map gene encoding type I methionyl aminopeptidase has translation MIIVKTKEEIELMRAAALVVSKTLGEVAKAIKPGVTTLQLDKIAEEHIRDLGAVPGFLGLYDFPNTLCMSPNSQVVHGIPNNTPLVEGDIISVDCGSILNGYYGDHAYTFAIGDIAPETEKLLQVTKESLYVGIKELKVGNRVGDVGYAIQKYCEDHGYGVVRELVGHGLGTKMHEDPEMPNYGKRGRGKKFIEGMVVAIEPMINLGTQRIKQHRDGWTITTLDDKPSAHFEHDIAIVDGKPELLSTFAYIYDALGIVSNEEDEFRQNPLVI, from the coding sequence ATGATTATAGTAAAAACAAAAGAAGAAATAGAATTAATGCGTGCAGCTGCATTAGTTGTTTCTAAAACATTAGGAGAAGTTGCTAAAGCAATAAAACCAGGTGTTACAACCCTACAATTAGATAAAATTGCAGAAGAACATATTAGAGATTTAGGCGCCGTTCCTGGGTTTTTAGGATTATATGATTTCCCTAACACCCTATGTATGAGTCCAAACTCTCAGGTTGTTCACGGTATCCCCAACAACACACCATTAGTAGAAGGTGATATTATATCTGTTGACTGTGGTTCTATTTTAAACGGGTATTATGGAGATCACGCCTATACTTTTGCTATCGGTGACATTGCTCCTGAAACAGAAAAATTACTTCAAGTCACTAAGGAATCTTTATACGTTGGTATTAAAGAATTGAAAGTCGGTAATCGCGTTGGAGATGTGGGGTATGCTATTCAAAAATATTGTGAAGACCATGGTTATGGTGTTGTACGTGAATTAGTAGGTCATGGTTTAGGAACCAAAATGCATGAAGATCCAGAAATGCCTAATTACGGTAAACGTGGACGTGGTAAAAAGTTTATTGAAGGTATGGTTGTGGCTATTGAGCCTATGATAAACCTTGGTACGCAACGTATCAAACAACACAGAGATGGTTGGACAATTACCACTTTAGACGATAAACCAAGTGCACATTTTGAACATGATATTGCTATTGTAGATGGTAAACCAGAATTACTATCAACCTTTGCTTACATCTATGATGCTTTAGGAATTGTTAGTAATGAAGAAGATGAGTTTAGACAAAATCCTTTAGTTATATAA
- a CDS encoding DUF3050 domain-containing protein, whose translation MTITTLEDKLKPLRHQLNTHKLYSVLNNLKDVSVFMEQHVYAVWDFMSLLKALQNQLTTTTLPWVPVANPATARFINEIVLGEESDINELGVAQSHFEMYLEAMDQIDADTNQIQLLVSNLQNGLSVTEALTKVKLNTETLKFVEFTFKVIDTKEAHKIAAAFTFGREDVIPDMFFQIINQSKTNSNSFSKLTYYLKRHIELDGDEHGPLSLKMIEELCGQDTTKWNDVLDVSKLALQHRITLWDGIYNLITSPTLEEA comes from the coding sequence ATGACCATTACAACTTTAGAAGACAAACTGAAACCTCTAAGACACCAATTGAATACACATAAATTGTATTCTGTTTTAAATAACTTAAAGGATGTTAGCGTATTTATGGAACAGCATGTCTATGCCGTTTGGGACTTTATGTCTTTACTAAAAGCACTACAAAATCAATTAACCACCACGACGTTACCTTGGGTTCCAGTTGCCAATCCCGCTACTGCTAGATTTATAAATGAAATAGTTTTAGGTGAAGAAAGTGACATTAACGAATTAGGTGTTGCACAAAGTCATTTTGAAATGTACTTGGAAGCGATGGATCAAATTGATGCCGATACAAACCAAATTCAGCTTTTAGTTTCTAATTTACAAAACGGACTATCCGTTACAGAAGCATTAACTAAAGTTAAACTAAATACAGAAACTTTAAAATTTGTCGAATTTACGTTTAAAGTTATTGATACCAAAGAAGCACATAAAATAGCAGCCGCATTTACCTTTGGTCGTGAAGATGTGATTCCTGATATGTTTTTCCAGATTATCAACCAATCCAAAACGAATAGCAACTCCTTTAGTAAATTAACGTATTATCTTAAACGTCATATCGAATTAGATGGTGACGAGCATGGACCTCTATCTTTAAAAATGATTGAAGAACTATGTGGTCAGGATACGACTAAATGGAATGACGTTTTAGACGTTTCAAAATTAGCTCTACAACATCGCATTACCTTATGGGATGGTATTTATAATTTAATTACATCACCTACATTAGAAGAAGCCTAA